One Xiphophorus maculatus strain JP 163 A chromosome 9, X_maculatus-5.0-male, whole genome shotgun sequence DNA segment encodes these proteins:
- the LOC111609741 gene encoding zinc finger protein 2-like, whose translation MAEKAFHCIRSNCVGPADQILITEDRNSIVDQKMPNATEIKEEQGEPDLQQVAETKDEPQPQLIKKEQIELWTFQDEGQFLLMQETRSSLVTHEERVHNVPKVEIKEEPGPAVQGELEPSRIKKEPDLVQAQNDPELMNIKEKKEDFCTNQDEDQLVVKQETDSIMVTSTNELKDDSETEPNKNQVLSANGLKAEDQHQQGSNQKDSVSRDADLEPKARKLRGKRPYLPVDMESHSYEQAYPCRFCHKSFRHSSSLTRHRIIHRGEKPYTCDTCDKSFRYIGSLTRHKKTHMGEKLHFCELCDKSFKKHGSLICHRRTHMGEKPYSCDLCGKSFRHGSSLTRHRLIHRGEKPYSCDTCKKSFRHSSSLTRHRVSHWGEKLYSCELCAKRFITKAILKDHYKTHTGDNIFHCDSCDQSFMTETDLVDHYCTHTGQKPYSCDTCDKSFRHNSSLARHRKIHKSFMSETILKDYCNLSETLTDEKLYQCDTCDKFFKTETNLKDHCVTHTGEKPYSCDTCNKSFRHCSSLARHRRIHDEDKLYSCEICGKSFMTKTILKNHHKIHTRKKLCPCDICDESFMSETILIEHYATHIIETPYACDDGDQSFRHRSSLAPRTHMGGEPK comes from the exons ATGGCAGAGAAG GCTTTCCACTGCATCAGGTCTAACTGTGTTGGTCCTGCTGATCAAATTCTCATAACTGAAGATAGAAACTCCATTGTTGACCAAAAGATGCCAAACGCTACAGAAATAAAGGAGGAACAGGGAGAACCAGACCTACAGCAGGTGGCTGAGACAAAAGAcgaaccacaaccacaactgaTCAAGAAAGAGCAAATTGAACTGTGGACCTTTCAAGATGAAGGGCAATTTTTACTCATGCAGGAAACTAGATCCTCTCTGGTAACTCATGAAGAAAGAGTCCACAATGTACCAAAAGTAGAGATAAAGGAGGAACCAGGACCTGCAGTTCAAGGAGAATTAGAACCTTCCAGGATTAAAAAGGAACCAGACCTTGTCCAGGCACAAAATGATCCAGAACTGATgaacataaaagagaaaaaagaagatttcTGCACTAATCAGGATGAAGATCAGCTTGTAGTGAAGCAGGAGACTGACAGCATTATGGTGACTTCTACTAATGAGCTAAAAGACGACAGTGAAACAGAACCGAACAAGAACCAAGTACTCTCTGCAAATGGCCTCAAAGCTGAGGACCAACATCAGCAAGGAAGCAACCAGAAAGACTCTGTAAGCAGAGATGCAGATCTGGAGCCAAAGGCTCGCAAATTAAGGGGCAAACGTCCATACTTACCTGTGGACATGGAAAGCCACTCATATGAGCAGGCTTATCCTTGTAGGTTTTGTCATAAGTCTTTCAGACACAGCAGTAGCTTGACTCGTCACAGAATAATTCACAGGGGAGAGAAGCCTTATACTTGTGACACATGTGACAAATCTTTTAGATACATCGGTAGTTTGACTcgtcacaaaaaaacccacatggGAGAGAAGCTTCATTTCTGTGAGTTGTGTGATAAATCCTTCAAAAAACACGGTAGTTTGATTTGTCACAGAAGAACTCACATGGGAGAGAAACCTTATTCTTGTGATTTGTGTGGTAAATCTTTTAGACACGGCAGTAGTTTGACTCGTCACAGATTAATTCACAGAGGAGAGAAGCCTTATTCTTGTGACACTTGTAAGAAATCTTTTAGACACAGCAGTAGCTTGACTCGTCACAGAGTGAGTCACTGGGGAGAGAAGCTTTATTCTTGTGAGTTGTGTGCTAAACGTTTCATTACTAAGGCTATTCTGAAAGATCACTATAAAACTCACACAGGAgataacatttttcattgtgaCTCTTGTGATCAATCTTTCATGACTGAGACTGATCTGGTAGATCACTATTGCACTCATACAGGTCAGAAGCCTTATTCTTGTGACACTTGTGATAAATCTTTTAGACACAACAGCAGTTTGGCCCGACACAGAAAAATTCACAAATCTTTCATGTCTGAGACTATTCTGAAAGATTATTGTAATCTTTCAGAAACCCTCACAGATGAGAAGCTATATCAGTGTGACACTTGTGATAAATTTTTCAAGACTGAGACTAATCTGAAAGATCACTGTGTTACTCACACTGGCGAGAAACCTTATTCTTGTGACACTTGTAATAAATCTTTTCGACATTGCAGTAGTTTGGCTCGCCACAGAAGAATTCACGATGAAGACAAGCTCTATTCTTGTGAAATTTGTGGTAAATCTTTCATGACTAAGACTATTCtgaaaaatcatcataaaatTCACACGAGAAAGAAACTTTGTCCTTGTGACATTTGCGATGAATCTTTCATGAGTGAGACGATTTTGATAGAACATTATGCAACTCACATAATTGAGACGCCTTATGCTTGTGACGATGGTGATCAATCTTTTAGACACCGCAGTAGTTTGGCTCCAAGAACTCATATGGGTGGGGAGCCTAAATGA
- the LOC106699900 gene encoding zinc finger protein OZF-like yields the protein MKEESEPQQITEAKEEPEPYSIKEEQIELWVFENEGQLLMKQETNNTMTPVTPADDEIFHNGPELQQMMGTKEELDPVLIKEEPESIQIKEQEEPILVKIKEEPELVHIKEEPELIKVEHEDLDSEQEEKQLIVKQEAETCAASPAYKQQDNSEPEPNKTKLLCANNPEDCQHQQESNQKDSGSSGDKDPQPETENHWANVDKSEPNGFKSNLISCKVCGRGFGRYRYLVSHMRIHTNKKPFLCLTCGKGFIRQPDLKVHMTHHTGEKPFQCLTCGKAFPRQPDLTVHVRTHTGEKPFQCLVCGKGFIQKTTMLCHMRTHTGEKPFQCLDCGKGFIQKTTLRYHMRTHTGEKPFSCELCDKSFRQRSDLACHVKTHTDEKPHCCEKCGKSFRKRSDLANHTLSHTGEMPFPCLTCGKGFKQQYKLTMHMKVHTGDKPYNCELCDKSFRQRSDLTRHLKTHKRVKLSSCTVCGKLLSEFSSMPRHMKTHTGEKAYLCKVCDKSFIQKSDLVRHMRTHR from the coding sequence ATGAAAGAGGaatcagaaccacagcagataACTGAGgcaaaagaggaaccagaaccttaTTCAATCAAAGAAGAACAGATTGAACTATGGGTCTTTGAAAATGAAGGGCAACTTTTAATGAAGCAAGAGACCAACAACACTATGACTCCTGTAACTCCTGCTGATGACGAAATATTCCACAATGGACCAGAACTGCAGCAGATGATGGGGACAAAAGAAGAACTGGACCCTGTACTAATTAAAGAAGAACCAGAATCTATTCAGATTAAAGAACAGGAAGAACCAATACTCGTGAAGATTAAAGAAGAACCAGAACTTGTACATATtaaagaggaaccagaactaATTAAAGTGGAACATGAGGATCTTGACAGTGAACAGGAGGAAAAGCAGCTGATAGTGAAGCAGGAAGCTGAAACATGTGCTGCATCTCCTGCCTATAAGCAACAAGATAACAgtgaaccagaaccaaacaaaaccaaactcCTCTGTGCGAACAATCCTGAAGATTGCCAACATCAGCAGGAAAGCAACCAGAAAGACTCAGGATCAAGTGGAGATAAAGATCCGCAGCCAGAGACTGAAAACCACTGGGCCAATGTGGACAAATCAGAACCAAAtggttttaaaagtaatttgatcTCATGTAAGGTATGCGGCAGAGGTTTTGGTAGGTACAGGTACTTGGTAtctcacatgagaattcacacaaaCAAGAAGCCATTTTTATGTCTGACTTGTGGGAAAGGTTTCATCAGACAACCTGACCTAAAGGTTCACATGACACaccacacaggtgagaagcctttccaGTGTCTGACTTGCGGTAAAGCTTTTCCTAGGCAACCTGACCTAACTGTCCACGTTAGAAcccacacaggtgagaagcctttccaGTGTCTGGTTTGTGGTAAAGGTTTTATCCAAAAAACCACCATGTTGTGTCACATGAGAAcgcacacaggtgagaaacctttccAGTGTCTAGACTGTGGTAAAGGTTTTATCCAGAAAACTACCTTGAGGTATCACATGAGAacacacacaggtgagaaaccttttTCTTGTGAATTGTGTGATAAATCTTTCCGACAGAGAAGTGATTTGGCTTGTCACGTGAAAACTCACACAGATGAGAAACCACATTGTTGTGAAAAGTGTGGAAAGTCTTTTAGAAAGCGCAGCGATTTAGCCAACCACACATTATCTCACACTGGGGAGATGCCTTTCCCCTGTCTTacttgtggaaaaggttttaaacaACAATATAAATTGACTATGCACATGAAAGTTCACACGGGAGATAAACCATACAATTGCGAATTATGTGATAAATCTTTCCGACAACGTAGTGATTTGACCCGTCATCTAAAAACTCACAAGCGTGTGAAGTTGTCATCTTGTACAGTGTGTGGTAAGTTACTAAGTGAGTTCAGTAGTATGCCTCGACACATGAAAACTCACACTGGAGAGAAGGCGTATCTCTGTAAAGTGTGTGATAAATCTTTCATACAGAAAAGTGATTTGGTTCGTCATATGCGAACACACAGGTGA
- the LOC106699899 gene encoding zinc finger protein 883-like — translation MSVPAHALITEGQNSDVHMTVNAMKIKEQKQLKMGEPKEEPVHQPVKEEQVELWGIQDEEQLLVKLESSTSMATAADEKIFHNEPELEQRMEIKEEPEPVAIKEEQKHLCSDQDEDHLLVKQDPEAFMVSPTYEQKDNNKPEPNKNQLLSANGPEDKNQHQQESNQNDSGSSRDKDLSPEKRPQDSRNQRDSVDNSELKKHKTDLPCCKVCGKYLTTRQHLSLHMRIHTGEKPHPCKMCSKSFRNSGNLLRHERTHSGEKPFFCEVCGKSFRYGGHFTIHKRTHTGEKPYHCKLCAKSFSDWTGMTRHMGTHTNEKPCSCGVCKKSFKKRHDLSRHLKTHTGEKPFSCMTCRKGFIRKFALTMHMRTHTGEKPYPCELCEKSFRDQSNLARHIRTHMGKKQYSCDVCDKSFRDRGNLARHIGTHMGDRHPCEFCVKSFRQSSDLVRHLRTHTGEKPFSCSTCGKSFPRQSALNVHTRAHTGEKPFCCNLCHKSFRDNSNMARHLRTHTGEKPYSCKLCGKSFQHSYYLTNHMSTHTGQKPYPCDLCDKFFMQRSDLARHLRTHTGEKPYSCEFCDKSFRQSSILTRHLRTHTGEKT, via the coding sequence ATGTCTGTTCCTGCTCATGCTCTCATAACTGAAGGGCAGAACTCAGATGTCCACATGACGGTAAAcgctatgaaaataaaagagcaaaaacaactCAAGATGGGTGAGCCAAAAGAGGAACCAGTACATCAACCAGTCAAAGAAGAACAGGTTGAACTGTGGGGCATTCAGGATGAGGAGCAGCTTTTAGTGAAACTGGAGAGCAGCACCTCTATGGCGACTGCTGCTGATGAGAAAATATTCCACAATGAACCAGAACTGGAGCAGAGGATGGAGATaaaggaggaaccagaacctgtagCGATTAAAGAAGAGCAAAAGCATCTCTGCAGTGATCAGGATGAAGATCATCTTTTAGTGAAGCAGGATCCTGAAGCCTTTATGGTGTCTCCTACCTATGAGCAAAAAGACAATaacaaaccagaaccaaacaagaacCAGCTGCTCTCTGCAAACGGACCTGAAGATAAGAACCAACATCAGCAAGAAAGCAACCAGAACGACTCAGGATCCAGTAGAGATAAAGATCTGAGTCCAGAGAAGAGACCACAGGACAGCAGAAATCAGAGGGACAGTGTGGACAATTCAGaactaaaaaaacataaaacagatttacCCTGCTGTAAAGTATGTGGTAAATACCTGACAACCCGACAGCACTTGAGTTTgcacatgagaatccacaccGGGGAGAAGCCACATCCTTGTAAGATGTGTAGTAAATCTTTTAGAAATAGTGGTAATTTGCTTCGGCATGAAAGGACTCACTCAGGAGAAAAACCGTTTTTTTGTGAAGTGTGTGGTAAGTCCTTCAGGTATGGTGGACATTTCACTATTCATAAGAGAACACACACAGGGGAAAAACCATATCACTGTAAACTATGTGCCAAATCCTTCAGTGACTGGACAGGTATGACCAGACACATGGGAACTCACACCAACGAGAAACCATGTTCTTGTGGAGTGTgcaaaaaatctttcaaaaaacGACATGACCTGTCTCGTCACCTTaaaactcacacaggtgagaagcctttctcatgcaTGACATGTAGGAAAGGCTTCATCAGGAAATTTGCTTTAACTATgcacatgagaactcacacaggCGAGAAGCCGTATCCGTGTGAACTGTGCGAAAAATCTTTTCGAGACCAGAGTAATTTAGCTCGACACATTAGAACTCACATGGGAAAGAAGCAGTATTCTTGTGATGTGTGCGATAAATCTTTTAGAGACCGTGGCAATTTGGCACGTCACATAGGAACTCACATGGGTGACAGACATCCTTGTGAATTCTGTGTTAAATCTTTTAGACAGAGTAGTGATTTGGTTCGTCATCTTAGAACGCACACAGGCgagaaacctttctcatgtTCAACTTGTGGTAAAAGTTTCCCAAGGCAATCTGCCTTGAATGTTCACACAAGAGCTcatacaggtgaaaagccgttttgtTGCAACTTGTGCCACAAATCTTTTAGAGACAATAGCAACATGGCTCGTCACCTCAGAAcccacacaggtgagaaaccatATTCTTGCAAACTGTGTGGTAAGTCCTTTCAGCACTCTTATTATTTGACCAATCACATGAGCACTCACACAGGTCAGAAACCATATCCTTGTGATTTGTGTGATAAATTCTTCATGCAACGCAGCGATTTGGCTCGTCACCTGAGGACTCACACAGGGGAGAAGCCTTATTCTTGTGAATTCTGTGATAAATCTTTCAGACAGAGCAGTATTCTGACCCGTCACCTCAGAACTCACACCGGTGAGAAGACTTGA
- the LOC111609636 gene encoding zinc finger protein 724-like: MTEERNATLDHKMSNTIRIKQEEPELQQMAETKEEPEPEPTKEEHIELWVFQEEGQMLVMQKTNTSVVTPTHEEILYNTPGLPQVMETKEEPEPVLIKEEQVDLCSDQNEAQLKQDTDSITVTSTDEQNNSSDPELNKNQLLPANRPEPENQHQQGSNQEDSRRGDPNLRPEKRHQDTRSNGDNVDSSEPKRQKTDMASCEICGKLFRMGQRPPDNIKTHTGEKLHPCEVCGKAFRHGGHSNKNKIICTSETPKTYKLHGKMFSNIFPCSKVENTQEKLYYCEVCGKALRCGGHSIKNKIIHTSKTQNKCILYAKTSSNQASKVENTQEKLYTCEVCGKAFKACDRLPYHLQKRGGKKPCGKSFTWNTSALHIRSHTGEKPLPCEVCGKHLK; encoded by the coding sequence ATGACTGAAGAGAGAAACGCCACTCTTGACCACAAGATGTCAAATACCATAAGAATAaaacaggaggaaccagaactaCAGCAGATGGCTGAGAcaaaagaggaaccagaaccggagCCAACTAAAGAAGAACATATTGAACTGTGGGTTTTTCAGGAAGAGGGTCAAATGTTAGTGATGCAGAAAACCAACACCTCCGTGGTGACGCCCACTCATGAGGAAATACTCTACAACACACCAGGACTGCCGCAGGTGATGGAGACaaaggaggaaccagaacctgtgcTGATTAAAGAAGAACAGGTGGATCTGTGCAGTGATCAGAATGAAGCTCAGCTAAAGCAGGATACTGACAGCATCACAGTGACTTCTACTGATGAGCAAAATAACAGCAGTGATCCAGAACTAAACAAGAACCAGCTCCTTCCTGCAAACCGCCCTGAACCCGAGAACCAACATCAGCAAGGAAGCAACCAGGAAGACTCAAGAAGAGGAGATCCGAATCTGAGGCCAGAGAAGAGACATCAGGACACCAGAAGTAACGGGGACAATGTGGACAGTTCAGAaccaaaaagacagaaaacagataTGGCTTCTTGTGAAATATGTGGTAAACTCTTCAGAATGGGTCAACGCCCGCCTGACAACATAAAAACCCACACGGGTGAGAAGCTGCATCCCTGTGAAGTGTGTGGTAAAGCTTTTAGACACGGAGgtcattcaaataaaaacaaaataatctgcaCAAGTGAAACTCCCAAAACCTATAAACtacatgggaaaatgtttagTAACATTTTCCCATGTAGTAAAGTGGAAAACACACAAGAGAAACTGTATTATTGTGAAGTGTGCGGTAAAGCTTTAAGATGTGGAGGtcattcaattaaaaacaaaataatccacACCAGtaaaacccaaaataaatgtatactaTATGCCAAAACATCTAGCAACCAAGCTAGTAAAGTGGAAAACACACAAGAGAAACTGTATACTTGTGAAGTGTGTGGTAAAGCATTTAAAGCATGTGACCGTTTGCCTTATCACCTTCAAAAACGCGGAGGAAAGAAgccttgtggaaaaagtttcacctGGAACACTTCAGCTTTACATATAAGGTCTCATACTGGTGAGAAACCACTTCCTTGTGAAGTGTGtggtaaacatttaaaataa